One Leptolyngbya sp. 'hensonii' DNA segment encodes these proteins:
- a CDS encoding uracil-DNA glycosylase, whose protein sequence is MASDDQISLFDLSGTATPTPVASTPNYNPDLIPTDAKVPIVPGTYNSMEEMSQHCNRCQRCKLGQSRTHAVISRGNPQAPIMIVGEGPGQNEDETGLPFVGKAGQLLDKILESVRLTTERDVFICNVVKCRPPGNRTPEADEIAACRGYLIEQVRLVDPQIILLTGATAVRGVTGDKQGITKIRGQWTEWQGKLCMPIFHPAYLLRNPSKEKGSPKWLMWQDIQAVRARLDELLSGE, encoded by the coding sequence CCCCAAACTATAACCCCGACCTCATTCCTACAGATGCGAAGGTGCCGATCGTTCCAGGGACCTACAATTCGATGGAAGAGATGTCGCAGCACTGCAATCGTTGCCAGCGCTGCAAGCTGGGCCAGTCCCGCACCCATGCCGTGATTAGTCGGGGAAATCCCCAGGCCCCCATCATGATCGTGGGGGAAGGGCCTGGCCAGAACGAGGATGAAACGGGTCTGCCCTTTGTCGGGAAAGCTGGTCAGTTGCTGGACAAAATTTTGGAATCTGTGCGTCTAACCACAGAACGGGATGTTTTTATCTGTAATGTGGTGAAATGTCGTCCACCGGGTAACCGCACTCCAGAAGCAGACGAAATTGCAGCCTGTCGGGGCTATCTGATCGAGCAGGTGCGCCTGGTAGACCCCCAAATTATTCTGTTAACGGGAGCGACTGCCGTGCGGGGAGTCACGGGAGATAAACAGGGAATTACCAAGATTCGTGGCCAGTGGACAGAATGGCAGGGAAAGCTCTGTATGCCCATTTTCCATCCGGCCTATCTGTTGCGAAATCCCTCCAAGGAAAAGGGAAGTCCCAAATGGCTCATGTGGCAGGATATCCAGGCCGTTCGAGCCAGGTTAGATGAACTCCTGTCTGGCGAATAA
- a CDS encoding class I SAM-dependent methyltransferase, which produces MRFEQDHFSGVAAQYARFRPRYPADLFAYLASLISTPTLAWDCATGTGQAAIALAEYFPQVIATDASAEQITHADPHSQVDYRVAPAEQSGLNSGSVDLITVAQALHWFNLPAFYAEAKRVLRPAGVLAIWCYGHLEIPGDILQQIADTFYNETVGPYWPPERRIVEAGYRTLEFPFIEIETPGFAIESLLTLTQLTGYLSTWSATQRYVKATGQNPIPTLTEELEPHWGNPGTPRPIRWPLSLRVGLVP; this is translated from the coding sequence ATGCGTTTTGAACAGGATCACTTCTCTGGCGTTGCCGCCCAATATGCCCGTTTTCGCCCCCGTTACCCGGCAGACCTGTTTGCCTACCTCGCCTCCCTGATTTCAACCCCCACCCTGGCCTGGGATTGTGCAACGGGGACTGGGCAGGCGGCGATCGCTCTGGCAGAGTACTTTCCTCAGGTCATCGCCACGGATGCCAGTGCCGAGCAGATCACCCACGCTGACCCCCATTCCCAGGTAGACTATCGGGTTGCACCTGCTGAGCAAAGCGGCCTGAATTCTGGGTCTGTGGACCTGATCACGGTGGCCCAGGCCCTGCACTGGTTTAATCTGCCTGCTTTTTATGCCGAAGCAAAACGAGTTCTCCGGCCCGCTGGGGTTCTGGCAATCTGGTGTTATGGGCACCTGGAAATACCAGGAGACATCCTGCAACAGATAGCAGACACCTTCTATAACGAGACCGTGGGGCCATACTGGCCACCCGAACGCCGGATTGTGGAAGCAGGGTATCGCACTTTAGAATTTCCTTTTATAGAGATTGAAACTCCAGGTTTTGCGATCGAGTCCCTGCTTACCCTGACCCAGTTGACGGGATATCTCAGTACCTGGTCCGCCACCCAGCGGTATGTTAAGGCAACTGGCCAGAACCCAATTCCAACCCTGACTGAGGAATTGGAGCCTCACTGGGGCAATCCGGGGACCCCCAGGCCCATTCGCTGGCCGCTTTCCCTTCGAGTTGGGCTTGTCCCCTAG